A region of Streptomyces cinnamoneus DNA encodes the following proteins:
- a CDS encoding serine hydrolase domain-containing protein, whose translation MSQEKLSEFVASAAKEFDVPGVAVGVLVDGREIHASAGVTSVDNPLPVDDKTLFHLASVTKTFTATALMRLVSEGRVDLDAPVRRYVPELGLADEDAAARITVLNLLNHTSGLDWNLIDTGEGDGSLAGFVAKMSELQMIAAPGARASYSQAGYNLAGRIVENVTGLSFEKAMTSLVLEPAGLENTFFDLDEVFVRRFAAGHNRDQDGTLRPARPWRAWPAGERGNNPGGGVVSSVGDLLRWARFHLGTGEGVLPAEALRRMKEPTVELRGSTLGDAFGIGWFLREVDGVRTIGHGGSGNGQFAELLIVPERDFAVVSLANAGPEGYPFNQDVVRWALAHYLDVAEEDPEPVPFDEVRAREVAGRYENDAMNLDLATDGTRLTLGVGIKPEIRQASDADMPPDHAPAETGFLPGDGAEYVITEGGLKGQRGFFTRDAGGKVTGVDLAGRLFTRARTAS comes from the coding sequence ATGTCGCAGGAGAAGCTGTCCGAGTTCGTCGCGTCGGCCGCCAAGGAGTTCGACGTCCCCGGCGTCGCCGTCGGCGTGCTGGTGGACGGCCGGGAGATCCACGCCTCCGCGGGCGTCACCAGCGTCGACAACCCGCTGCCGGTCGACGACAAGACGCTGTTCCACCTCGCGTCGGTCACCAAGACCTTCACCGCGACCGCGCTCATGCGCCTGGTCTCCGAGGGGAGGGTGGATCTGGACGCCCCGGTGCGCCGGTACGTTCCCGAGCTCGGACTCGCCGACGAGGACGCCGCGGCCCGGATCACCGTGCTGAACCTGCTCAACCACACCTCGGGGCTGGACTGGAACCTGATCGACACGGGCGAGGGGGACGGTTCCCTGGCGGGGTTCGTGGCCAAGATGTCCGAGCTGCAGATGATCGCGGCGCCCGGCGCCCGCGCCTCGTACAGCCAGGCCGGCTACAACCTGGCCGGTCGGATCGTCGAGAACGTCACGGGCCTCTCCTTCGAGAAGGCCATGACCTCGCTGGTCCTGGAGCCGGCCGGGCTTGAGAACACCTTCTTCGACCTGGACGAGGTCTTCGTCCGGCGGTTCGCCGCCGGGCACAACCGCGACCAGGACGGGACGCTGCGGCCCGCGCGGCCGTGGCGGGCCTGGCCGGCCGGCGAGCGCGGCAACAACCCCGGCGGGGGCGTCGTCTCCTCGGTCGGCGACCTCCTGCGCTGGGCCCGGTTCCACCTCGGCACCGGCGAGGGGGTGCTGCCCGCCGAGGCGCTGCGGCGCATGAAGGAGCCGACGGTCGAGCTGCGCGGCAGCACGCTCGGCGACGCCTTCGGCATCGGCTGGTTCCTGCGCGAGGTGGACGGCGTGCGCACGATCGGCCACGGCGGATCGGGCAACGGCCAGTTCGCCGAGCTGCTCATCGTGCCCGAGCGGGACTTCGCCGTCGTCTCCCTGGCCAACGCCGGCCCGGAGGGCTACCCCTTCAACCAGGACGTCGTCCGCTGGGCCCTCGCCCACTACCTCGACGTGGCCGAGGAGGACCCGGAGCCGGTCCCGTTCGACGAGGTGCGGGCGCGCGAGGTCGCGGGCCGGTACGAGAACGACGCCATGAACCTCGACCTCGCCACCGACGGCACCCGGCTCACGCTCGGGGTGGGGATCAAGCCCGAGATCCGGCAGGCGTCGGACGCCGACATGCCCCCGGACCACGCGCCGGCCGAGACGGGCTTCCTGCCCGGCGACGGTGCGGAGTACGTCATCACCGAGGGCGGCCTGAAGGGGCAGCGGGGCTTCTTCACCCGCGACGCCGGCGGCAAGGTCACCGGCGTGGACCTGGCCGGCCGGCTCTTCACCCGGGCCCGGACGGCGTCGTGA
- a CDS encoding TetR/AcrR family transcriptional regulator, which yields MPRDTLTVDQIVRAAIELLDEEGLDGLNMRSLGKRLGAAATAIYWHIKTKDDLVRLAGDAIWDEVELPDPDAADWRQAATALATGMHAMLGRHPWFVQACGSHLLYGAGKSRYDDRCLAVYENAGFGAADADRAAATVFIFVLGNALGPAVEVSLARRLSKNGKDAGQHMADAVARAGEIAMRFPRLRERLGTTAAADYAAAPDSSFEFGLAAILDGFEVRLGRR from the coding sequence ATGCCTCGGGACACCTTGACCGTCGACCAGATCGTCCGCGCCGCCATCGAGTTGCTGGACGAGGAGGGGCTGGACGGCCTCAACATGCGCAGCCTCGGCAAACGGCTCGGCGCGGCCGCCACGGCGATCTACTGGCACATCAAGACCAAGGACGACCTCGTCCGGCTCGCCGGTGACGCCATCTGGGACGAGGTCGAGCTGCCCGACCCCGACGCCGCCGACTGGCGGCAGGCGGCCACGGCCCTGGCCACAGGCATGCACGCGATGCTCGGCCGGCACCCCTGGTTCGTGCAGGCGTGCGGCAGTCATCTCCTCTACGGCGCTGGCAAGTCCCGCTACGACGACCGTTGTCTCGCCGTCTACGAGAACGCCGGGTTCGGCGCCGCCGACGCGGACCGGGCGGCCGCCACGGTCTTCATCTTCGTCCTGGGCAACGCCCTCGGGCCCGCCGTGGAGGTCTCGCTGGCCCGGCGGCTGAGCAAGAACGGCAAGGACGCGGGGCAGCACATGGCCGACGCCGTGGCGCGGGCGGGGGAGATCGCCATGCGGTTCCCGCGGCTGCGCGAGCGCCTCGGCACCACCGCCGCCGCGGACTACGCCGCGGCGCCCGACAGCAGCTTCGAGTTCGGCCTCGCCGCCATCCTCGACGGCTTCGAGGTCCGTCTGGGGCGGCGGTGA
- a CDS encoding DUF2993 domain-containing protein, protein MRTPTRIPSLPPNPYEELASLADPEPEPTPPDTPPGAPPLTVHIAPAHVVADEPWSPPDHRRPRKRSRRTRRARRSPARRPRLLVPRLLAAALGATALLLLADRCAAMYAEKKAQQALRQQLHLAADPQVDIRGFPFLTQVLAKRLHRVDVTVPDVDADRVSLAKVRASARDVRITGSVPAGVRGATVGQLKGDVLLSFADMNRELGSSQIKFSDLGDDAVAARGRVGIAGQQVLLRARAHLRRDGDRAVSTEVDSMSLDLPHLATYRPEGKDKSLVLHREAAERISRDAGRAKALLAVPAIAARLGVTEEEAAAALHSEQRLRGIVGSPRFVDRLTRANLVDVVVAHPWILERLGVDPAVVAGLAHVRPPELADRLTLSFRLPPQAKDLHLRGVVVERDGIRADLSATGLSVGGP, encoded by the coding sequence ATGCGCACCCCCACACGCATACCCTCCCTTCCCCCCAACCCCTATGAAGAACTGGCGTCACTCGCCGACCCGGAGCCGGAACCGACGCCGCCGGACACGCCGCCCGGCGCCCCGCCGCTCACCGTCCACATCGCCCCCGCCCACGTCGTCGCCGACGAGCCCTGGTCACCCCCCGACCACCGCCGCCCCCGCAAACGCAGCCGCCGCACCCGACGTGCCCGCCGCTCCCCCGCCCGGCGCCCCCGGCTCCTCGTCCCCCGCCTGCTCGCCGCCGCCCTCGGCGCCACCGCCCTGCTGCTCCTGGCCGACCGCTGCGCCGCGATGTACGCCGAGAAGAAGGCCCAGCAGGCGCTTCGGCAGCAGCTGCACCTCGCCGCCGATCCCCAAGTCGACATCCGCGGCTTCCCGTTCCTCACCCAGGTGCTGGCCAAGCGCCTCCACCGCGTGGACGTCACCGTCCCCGACGTCGACGCCGACCGGGTCTCCCTCGCGAAGGTACGGGCGAGCGCCCGCGACGTCCGCATCACCGGCAGCGTGCCGGCCGGCGTCCGCGGCGCCACCGTCGGGCAGCTGAAGGGGGACGTCCTGCTGTCCTTCGCCGACATGAACCGTGAACTCGGCTCGTCGCAGATCAAGTTCAGCGACCTCGGCGACGACGCCGTCGCCGCCCGCGGCCGGGTCGGCATCGCCGGCCAGCAGGTGCTCCTCCGCGCCCGGGCACACCTGCGCCGCGACGGCGACCGGGCCGTGTCCACCGAGGTCGACAGCATGTCCCTGGACCTCCCCCACCTCGCCACCTACCGCCCCGAGGGCAAGGACAAGAGCCTGGTCCTGCACCGGGAGGCCGCCGAGCGCATCAGCCGGGACGCCGGCCGCGCCAAGGCGCTGCTGGCGGTACCCGCGATCGCCGCCCGCCTCGGTGTGACGGAGGAGGAGGCCGCGGCCGCCCTCCACAGCGAACAGCGGCTGCGCGGGATCGTCGGCTCCCCCCGCTTCGTCGACAGGCTGACACGGGCCAACCTCGTCGACGTCGTCGTCGCCCACCCCTGGATCCTGGAACGGCTCGGCGTCGACCCGGCCGTCGTCGCGGGCCTCGCCCACGTCCGCCCGCCCGAGCTGGCCGACCGCCTCACCCTGTCCTTCCGCCTCCCCCCACAGGCCAAGGACCTGCACCTGCGCGGGGTCGTCGTGGAGCGCGACGGCATCCGGGCGGACCTCTCCGCCACCGGCCTCTCCGTCGGCGGCCCCTAG